The DNA region AGCTGTCCTGTGCAGTGAGCACTGAGCACTGGAAAACCACCTCTTCCAGCCTAGATTTCCTTCTGATGAAGTTTATCTCTCTGGGGCAAGGGAGACACGCCTTGGCACACTTCAGAGACTCCAAGACTTTGGACACTGTTGTGTCTAAAGGAACTTGAATTCTTCATGTGCACATTTAGGGTGCAAAATGGTGGTGCTGGTGTTTTTGTTTCCTGGGCATCCCAAGGGCCAGGTGGAGATGTGGAGCCAGCTGCACTCAAAATGTCCCTTGAAACAGCCTCCTTCCTGTCACAGTTCAGCAGGCCACTTGTGCAGCCTCAGTGACTCGTCCACACAAGCAGAGCAGGCGAGACAGGTCAGGCTTTCCACCAGGAAAACAGTCTACGGGGGCAAGAACCTGCCGAAAGAGGAAACACAACCCATGAGGAGCAAAGCTGATGCAGAGCAATGGTCGCCTTTGTCTCAGCCCAAAAAGGGGCCTAGGCTGGAAAGTCACTTTCACCTCAGCACTGGCCTCCTTGCAAGACCTTCAGAAACCTGTGCACACCATAAGGTACCAAAcatcagagctcagcagcagctgcccacctctttgctttccttcagcctctgcagacAAGACCTTGGTCAAGAGCACAGAGggacagcagagcagcttctggCACTCTGGCACTGACCTGTGTCTGGGGGTGACCCTTGAgacctgggagcagagactgagctgaggGCACTTGACAGAGGAAGATGTAACCATAAGCTCTTCCTGCTCGTCGAGGTGTCACTGAGctcttgttccttttcctcagaACACCACGAAGACCATTTAGACCGAGAGCCAGGGAAACGGTCACATCTGTCAGGCAAGTCCGAGGTCCCAGGCTTGCAAATTCTGCCAGCAAGTGAGAGGGGCTCAGTAACCATGCAGTGACTGGCTTATTTACCAGAAAAGGAaggctcagcttttcatcaaggGAAGGAGCAATGGAGGCTGCTTTGGGATGAGCCTAGTGGGATGTCCCCTGGTGCTTACTGACGCTGTGAGTCAGTGAGCATGTAAATACAGGGGCTGTGTCAGCTGCCTGAGTTCCCACTGCAATCCAAAAAGACCAGGGTCCAAGTCACCCAACATAGCTGCTGGCTAGTCAAGTGACATCACTCTGTAGCCACCACTGACTGAACTTACAGGAGCTCTGGGGCGGTGAAGCCGCTGAACACTGCACACGACAACTACTCAGCTACCCAGCAACCCTTACAAGTCCCTGAGAACAGGACCCCCTCCTGTgcctcatcctcatcccaccGCAGTTAAGGTGAAACAACTTTGCTGAGGCTCTCTGCTGACCAAATGCTGGATCCTGAGAGGACAGGAGGTGGTACCGAGAGCCAGGGAAAGCCAAGTGGCATTTCCCTCCTGCAGGCAGTACACACACAGGCCTTTGGCCCTTGTGCGCAGCCAAACAGCACCCTGGAGATTTGGGGTTGCGGCTACAACCCAGATCTCGGCTCTCTGACAAGTCATGCTGCTCCCAAACCAATTTTGACcaagagcaaagaggaggaaaaggggctTTTTGAGCGTGGTGTGACCTCAGGTGTCCAcccctgcttctgcctcctcccagctTGGGCCCCTCGTGGTGCCCCACACAGAATCCCCCTAgaaccagcagctctgtgacatcagcgcCCCGGCCGAGGCTTTCCAGGCACTATCAGCACTACGGCATCAGACACAGCGCTGGGGGTGACGTGCCCttggctcttggagctgccacgtgcccttggctcttggagctgccacgTGCTGTCAGCGTGATGAAAGTTCTGATTGTCCTCGTCCTGCtgggcctgtgctgctggcctgtgaGTGCCTCAGTGCAAAGCTGTGGGTAAGTGGCTCTGGGAGGGAGCTTGggcagaaaagaggaggctgagggggcatcttcttaatagttacaaacatctaaagggtgggtgtcaggaggttggggcagcagttttttctgtgaggtgagggagccctggcccaggctgcccagggagggtgtggaggctccttccttggagggcttcaagaccctcctgtgtgacctgatcaaggtgggagctgcttctgcaggggggttggaccggatgatctctaaaggtcccttccaacccccaccattctgtgactgtgtgattcGATGATATGATGGGCTTCACTGGttccccatggccctgccacagcttcccaaaccccaggagctgggagctgggctgctggcacCACTCGTCTGCGGGGCGAAGGCAGAAGCCGGGGCGCAGGGTTCCCCGGCCCCGCTGTCCGTGCGCTGCCCggtggggagggcagacggctgccctgcagccccagcagcagccagccctccagCAGGACACTCGTGACTTTCTGGTGACAGGAGAAGCTGCGGGACCCGGCCCTTGGCTGAGCACCACGGGCTGTCGCGCATCGTGGGCGGCAGCGATGCCTCCCCGGGAGCCTGGCCCTGGATCGTCAGCATCCAGCTTCCCGGGGCAGCGGGCAGCGGGCACATCTGCGGAGGCTCCCTCATCCATTCCCGgtgggtcctgaccgcaggacactgctttgacaagtacaggtgagtaggagcagggcagggccatgcccccagcactggcagagttCCCGTCCCGTGCTCGGCACGGGCTGGGCTGGTGCCGTTCCTGCAGCCCGGGGCTCGCGGGGCACCTGGCCTCTCCCTCGGcgagctggaggcagggaactgctgggctccctctgagccctctgctccccatctgccccccAGGAACGTCCCGACGTGGCGCATGGTGATCGGGGCCACCCGGCTGTCTGAGCTGGGCCCCGAGGCCCAAGTGCGCAAGAGCGGGCGGCTGCTGATCCACGAGAGCTACCGCAAAGGCGCCTTGGAGAACGACAtcgccctgctggagctggacgaGCCCGTGCAGTGCAGCGACTACGTGCAGCTGGCCTGTGTGACTCACTTCTCCGACGTGGTGGTGTCGCAGCTCACAGACTGCCGCGTCGCTGGCTGGGGCTACACCGCGGAAGGCTGTGAGTGCCCCCGGGAAAGCGCCTGTGTGCCTGGGGCGAGCctggggagacggctcgggctgCCCGAGGGccgggctcaggctgcaggcaggggcctGAGCTACCTCAGGCTGCCGCCATGCTGAGGGGACTTTCCcgtcaggaaaggctgcaggacccggGATGATTTTTTGCTCTttagatgagggagccctggccctggctgcccagggagggcgtggaggctccttccttggaggtcttccaaaccctcctggacacgttcccgtgtgacctgatctagaggaatctgcttgagcagaggggtcagactagatgatgtttagaggtcccttccaaccccaccatctgggattctatgattctgagccATGGCCTAAAATCAGACAAGGGTCGAGTGCCTCTTCGggggtgcaaagccaaggctcagggaagggctctgcccagacaggggaggggaagtggcccagagctgctgggggctaattctttgccatgctcacagctgcagaaacatccgacgtgctgcaggaggccaaggtgcgcCTCATCAATGTCaagctctgcaacagcagcGAGTGGTACGGAGGGGCCGTGcgcagctacaacctgtgtgctggCTACCCGCGGGGCGGCATCGacacctgccaggtaggagcagccacGGGCCAGCCCCGGCAGCACCCGCAGCCCTGGCCCACGTGGGGCTGCCGGGGCTCCCCAACACTCCTCTCACACTGCtagggctccccaacacccccctcaccctgctggggcttcccagcatcaccctcacactg from Colius striatus isolate bColStr4 unplaced genomic scaffold, bColStr4.1.hap1 scaffold_43, whole genome shotgun sequence includes:
- the LOC133629404 gene encoding acrosin-like produces the protein MRRWENVSTPGRSCGTRPLAEHHGLSRIVGGSDASPGAWPWIVSIQLPGAAGSGHICGGSLIHSRWVLTAGHCFDKYRNVPTWRMVIGATRLSELGPEAQVRKSGRLLIHESYRKGALENDIALLELDEPVQCSDYVQLACVTHFSDVVVSQLTDCRVAGWGYTAEGSAETSDVLQEAKVRLINVKLCNSSEWYGGAVRSYNLCAGYPRGGIDTCQGDSGGPLVCRAPHANFFWLVGLTSWGKGCARAKQPGVYTSTQHFFNWFIGLCTGAAEVQQYLCTGTFEVESY